The region TAATATCATCTTCAACGATCACCAAATTCATCTTTGCCCCTTAAAAATTTACCCTGAAATCATAGCATATTTTCATATGAATTTAAGAATTTGACTTAAACAATTCCCTCATTTTAGCCTTGTCTTATTTTTCTTTTAGCAAGTCCCATTTGTTCATAAGCATCGATTTCTTTTTTATAAGATGGATATCTTTTGCTTAATTCTCTATTTAAAAAAGCTATATTTTTAGCTTCAGAATGAGAATTTGAAGAAACAGCTGTTACAAAATCAAGCTTTTTCTTTGCATCTTTACTGATACTTTTTGCATTTGTTCTTGAGCCTAATTTTTGCGTATTAACAAAGGTTAAAATAAGATCATGAAGTTTATCATCACTTGCTGTTTGCGCCATAGATATAAGATCATCTAAGGATAAGCTCTTGTGTTCAGGCTTATGCTTTGTGCTATCTTGACTGGTTTGCGTTTGTTTTTTTAAGGTCAAAAATATAGCCACAGCAAAGCCAATAGCTAAAAGTACAACAAGTAAAATGACTATTCTTTCTATGCTCATTCATATCCCTTATAATTTTTTAATAAATTGTTTTTTATAAGAACTTATAATACCTAAAATTAACATAAATAAAAAGCTATAATACGCAGAAGGAGGAATTTGTGCTGCCTCTCCTGCAGCGTAAGAATGAAGTCCCACTAAGAAATAATTAACTCCAAAATAAGTCATTATAATGCTCCAATACGCAAACATAGACCAAAGTGCAAAGCTGTATTGATTGTTAAATTTAGGAACTAAACGCATATGAAGCACAGCAGCATAAATTAATATACTGATCAAAGCCCAAGTTTCCTTAGAATCCCAGCTCCAATACCTACCCCAGCTTTCATTTGCCCAAATCGCACCTAGAAAATTGCCTATAGTAAGCAAGATCAAGCCCAAAATCATAGCCATTTCATTAATCCTACTTGCTTCTGTGATATTTCTTAAGATATTTTCATTGTGTTTGCCCTCTTTTTTCAAAAAGCACATTAAAATCAAAACAAAGATTCCAAGTAAGCAACAAAGCCCTAAAAATCCATAACTAGCAGTAATAACAGAAACATGGATACTTAGCCAATACGATTTTAAAACAGGAACTAAATTTGTAATTTGCGGATCCATTTCCCCAAGATGTGCCACATGCAAAACAACGCCTGCTAGGATAGAGGTTAAGGCTAGAGCAATAGGGCTTTTTCTTGAAAAGAAAATACCACTCAAAGCCAAAGCCCAAGCGATATACACCATACTTTCATACGCATTACTCCAAGGTGCATGATCAGCTAAATAAGCTCTTAAGATAAGTCCTAGGGTATGGATAAGAAAGGCGATGATATTGCAAATATAAACAAGTTTAAAGATAAAATTGATCTTGATCTTTGTTTGTATCATCTTTGCCAAAATCAAGATCAAAAGCAAGGCTCCAGCTAAAAGATATAAAGGGGTAAGCTTTACAAAAATTTGAGCGTGATTGACAAAAACTTCAGTAGCGATTTTATTTTCACTTGGCATAATGCTTGCACCCATTTTTTGCTGATAGAGTTTAAGAGCTTCTAAAGCCTTATTAGCCTCGGTGTAATCATTTGTATTTAAGGCTTTATCAAGATTGATAAAATAATTTCTAAGGAGCAAGGAGGCAAGAGGGTTTTTTTGCTCTTTATCTTCAAGTACTTCAAAAGGATTAAGCCAAGTGGTGTTGTTAGCATCTTCTTGAGGAAAGATCCTAAAAAGCTCGGTACTTAAAACAAGATTGACTATATTTGCTCTTTCATCAAGCTTGATAAGCTCTTTATCAAATACTCCTCTTGCATTAGGACTTTTTCTATTTGCATTTTCAACATATTTTGTAAGCTTATAACCTGTTTTTTCATCAAAAAAATCAAGTATGCTCACATACTTACTAGGATTTATCCCTAAAATTTTAGAAATCTCTTCATTTACACCCTTATTTCTTGGCATGATGATGATAGGCTCTTTACTCCAAGCTCTAAAATCAACAAGCATAGAAAGTATCACACCACTTGCATCTTGTCCTTTATAGTTCGTATCTTTATATACTTTTTCTAAAATTTCCATAGCTAAAGTATCAAAAGGAACAATTCTTCCGTTTTTCTGCACAGCTAAAAAGGCAAATTGTTTGCTGTGTTCTTTGCTGATGAGAGGAAGTTGATTTTCCTCAGCTTGAACGCTTTGAAAATTATAAATCACACCTAAACAAAACAAAGCCACAGCTATATTTTTAAGACTATCACGGCTTACAAGTTTTGCTAAGATTCTAAAGCGAGAATTTGGATTTAAAAGACTAAGAAACATTCCCAAACAAAGTAAAAAATAACCTATGTAAGTTGGGATTTTGCCCGGATCTTTATTGACAGAAAGTATAGTGCCTAGCTCATCTTGATCATAAGAGCTTTGATAAAGTCTAAAACCTCTATAATCAAGCACATTGTTCATAAATATCCTAAAATCAAATTCATTGTCATCATCTTTTACTATAACTTCGCTTGCATAAGATTGTGGAGACATAGAACCTGGATAACGATCAAGAATAAAGTCTTTAAGATAAAGAGAAAATGGTAAATTCATTGTTGAAGTACTCCAAGCAACAAAAAATTTCTCCACTCCAAAGTCAAGGATCACCGGACTTGCTTCTTCAAAAACATATAAATTTTTCTTCACGCCCTTATACTCAAGCTCTAATTCTAAAGCATTTCTTGCATTTTGAGAAAGTTCTAAAGCTTGGTATTCTTTACTCATAGCAAAGTCTTTCATACTAAGCAAGAGACTATTTTTCCAGTTTTGTGGCTCTCCAAACAAGGAAATCAAACCTGTTCTAAAAAGCTCAAGCCAAGAGTTTTTAAACCAAAGCCAAAAGCTATCATCTTGTGGGCGATTTGCTCCTTTGATCTCTTCTTTTGCATGAAGTGAGACAAATTTAACAACAAAATTTATATTATCAAGGGTATAAAGTCTTTTTTCTTCGCTGTTTGCAACACTTTGTGCTTGAAGTTTTGAACTCGAGCCATCACTCATTTGCATAAAATTAAGATTTTCACTTGAGCTTAACTTCAAATTTTTATCAATTTTCACATAAGGGCTTGTAACCTCATCGTTTAAAAAGGCAAAATTTATACCAGCTACATTTTGAACTTCTCCTTCATTTAAAACAAGTTCTAAGGTTTGCCCTTGGTCATTTGAAAGCATTAAAGCAAGCAAGCCAGAAGCATTTTCATCTTCGCTAAAAACTTTTTTTGCATCAAGGAGTAAATTTTTATAACTAAGCTTAGCCTTTTGTCCATCTATATCTAAAACAAGCTTCAAATCATTTGCAAAAGGCAAAAGTCCTATATCTTTCATCGCAGCTGTGCCGTAAGTTTGTCCCTCTTTAAAAGCTGACATTTTGATAAAAGATTTAGAGCTTTCAATGATAGCATTTTCTTCGTTTTCTCTGATATGTAAATTTCCTTCAAAGCCCATATATCTAGTCATAGCAGCACCAAGTAAGATAAATAAAAATGAAAAATGAAAAAGAGCAAGAGGAAGTTTTTTAAGCATGAACATTTTATATCTAAACATTGCACAAGCAAGATTTAAACCTAAAAGTAGCTGTATAAATCCAAACCACAGCGTGCCATAAATCATAGCCCAAGCAGTTGGTGTGCCATAAGCACTTTCAATAAAAGTTGCCAAGGCACAAAAAAGTGCAAAAAGTAAAAATAAAGCAATAGAAATTTTCAAATCGCCAAAATTTTGGATAATATTTTTCATCAAGTCCCTAGGTAGAATAAATTTTTTGTAAATTTATTATATTAAAGTTAATCTAATATTAAATTCCTAAGTATCTTTTGCGAATTTCATCATTTCCTATAAGCTCGCTTGCCACGCCTTGCATAACAAGCTTTCCATTTTCCAAAACATAGGCATAATCACTTATTTTAAGGGCTGAAAAGGCATTTTGTTCAACTAAAAGTATGGTAATGCCCTCTTCTTTTAGTCTCACAATGATATCAAACACCTCTCCTACGATCTTTGGAGCAAGTCCTAAAGATGGTTCATCAAGCATTAAAAGCTTAGGCTCACTCATCAAAGCTCTTGAAATCGCAAGCATTTGAGCTTCTCCACCACTTAAATTTCCTGCTAAACTTTGTCTTTTAGCCTTAAGACGCGGAAAAAGCTTATACATCTGCTCTTTTAAATGCTCATAATTTTCTCCATTGTTAAAAGCTCCGATTTTTAAATTTTCTTCAACGCTAAGATTGATAAAAATTTTTCTACCCTCAGGAACTAAGGCTATGCCTTTTTGCACTAAGGCATGTGTTGAATGTCTTTTTGTCTCATAGCCCAAAAAGCTAATTTCGCCCTTTTTTTTCACGCGGTTTAAAATAGCATTAAGAGTTGATGTTTTTCCAGCACCATTTGAACCTATAAGTGTGATGATTTGCCCTGTTTTTATATCAAAACTTATGCCCTTTAAAGCTTCAATCAAGCCATAATAAACCTTTAAATCTTTAACCACTAACATTATTTTTCTCCATGAAAATCGCCCAAATAAGCAGCAATAACTTCTTCGTTTTTTACCGCCTCTTCAATCTTACCCTCAAAAATCACCTTACCATAATCAAGCACCAAAACCCTATCACAAAGCTTATGCACAAAATTCATATCATGTTCTATCAACAAAACGCTGATCTTATAATCCTTTCTTAGCTTTAAGATCAAATTTGCAAGCTCTAAGCTTTCAGCTGAGTTCATACCAGCAGCTGGCTCATCAAGCAAAAGTAAGCTAGGGTTTGTAGCCATTGCTCTTGCGATTTCAACCTTTCTTTGCTGTCCATAGCTTAAGCTTGTTGCCTTTTCATGTGCAAGATCAGCAATTGAAAGCTCTTCTAAAAGTTCCAAGGCTTTTTTTCTAGCCTCTTTTTCGCTTTTACTAAAACGCCCCAAATGCAAAAAAGCTTCTAAAACATTGTATTTTATACTTTGATCAAAGCCTATAAGCACATTTTCAAGCACGCTCATGCTTGAAAAAAGGCGTATATTTTGAAAGGTTCTTGCTATACCTAAATGAACGATTTTATGAGGCTTTAGCTCATTGATCAACTTATCTTTGAAAAAAACTTGCCCGCTACTTGGTTTATAATTTCCAGTGATGATGTTAAAAAGCGTTGTTTTTCCAGCACCATTTGGTCCTATGAGAGTAAAAATTTCTCCTTCTTTGATACCAAAACTTGTATCACTTATGGCTTGGACACCATTGAAATTTTTGTTGATATTTTTAAGCTCAAGTATCATTTTTTATTCCTTTTTTTGAAAAAATCAAGGATTTCTTTATCGCCTAAAAGTCCTTTTCGTGCAAAAAGCATAACAAGGATCAAAATAAGTGAAAAAACAACCATTCTAAAACCCGGCATTGCAGGTGTTTCATAGCCAAAGATATTCATACTTTCATCTAAAAATCTAAGCCACTCAGCCCCACCAATGACCAAAAATGCTCCCAAAATAGCTCCACTTGTAGATCCAAGCCCACCTAAAACGATGATGATAAGAAGCTGAAAAGTAAGCAAAAAGTCAAACTGCTCAGGACTTACTGAAGCAAGCAAACAAGCTAAAAGTCCTCCTCCAACGCCTTCTAAAAAGGCTGAGGTGCAAAAAGCAAGGGTTTTGATCCAAAAAGCATTGATCCCCATAGCACTAGCTGCATCTTCATCATCTCTAATCGCACGCATAGCACGACCATATTTTGAATACACTAAATTTAGGATCAAAATCACAGCTATAATGGCAGCTCCTCCTGTGTAGTAAAGATTTGAATGTCTTGGCAGATCATTAAGTCCTAAAGAACCATTTGTGATACTTGGAAAATTTATAGCTAAAAGCTTGATGATGATACCAAAACCCAAAGTTACGATAGCTAGGTAATCTCCTCTTACTCGAAACACCGCAAAAGAAAGAAGCAAGGCAAGTAAAGCTGCTAAAAGTCCTCCCATGAACAAAGCAAAGATAAAAGAACTCGAATGAAAGGCTAAAATAAAAGAACTTGGATCTTCAAGTACGAATTGATCGATTTTATTATCAGAGCTTAAAAGTATCAAAGCTGCTGCGTATGCTCCAACAGCCACAAAGCCATTAGGCTCTAAAGAAAACTGCCCTGTAACGCCGTTGATGAGATTATAACTTACTGCTAAGATGATAAAAATAGCGATATTATTTAAAATTTGGTTGCCATAATCACTAAAAAAATTTGGACTAAAAACGATAAAAAGCAAGGCAAGTGCTAAAAAAGCAAAATGTGCAAATTTATTTTTACTCATACTCATTAAAATCTGCTCCTTTCATAGTTTATACCTAAAATTCCCGTAGGTTTAAAAAGCAAGATAAAAACTAAAAAGATAAAGGCAAAGGCATCTTTAAAACCTGAAAGCTCCGGAAAAAACGCAACAACAATCACTTCAGAAAAACCTATGATAAGTCCTCCTAAAACAGCACCCACAACAGAGCCTATCCCTCCTAAAACAGCTGCTGCAAAGGCTTTTAGACCGATTAATACGCCCATGTGAGGATCGATAGAAGGATAATTTATCGCCCAAAAAACCCCTCCAACAGCAGCTAGAGCTGATCCTAGAGCAAAAACTAAAGCTATGATTTTATTTGCATCAATGCCCATTAAGCTCACAGTTTGTATGTCAAAGGCTAAGGCTCTTATCGCAACGCCGTATTTACTTTTGTAAAGCACAAAAAGTACAAAAAGTAGGATAACAAAGGTAAGCACAGGCACAAAAATAGAAATCACACTTATGCTTAAGCCCTTAAATTCTATAACTTTTTCCAAATAACTTGGCACAGGGAAAGAAAGTGCTGCTGAGCCAAAGATGACATTGAAAAGATTTTGTATCAAATAACTCATTCCTATGGCTGTGATAAGAAGAGAAATTTTAGGAGCATTTCTTAGGGGCTTGTAGGCGATTTTATCTATACTTATACCCACTAAGGCAGCAAAAATCATAGCAAGACTTAAAGCACCCAAAAAAGGCACATTTAAAATCGTTATGCAAAATAAAGCCGCATAAGCTCCAACCATCATAATTTCGCCATGAGCAAAATTAATAAGCCTTAAAACCCCATAAACCATAGTATAACCTATGGCTATGAGTGCATACATCGAGCCTAGAGAAAGGGCGTTGATGAGTTGCTGAAAAAAAAGAGTGGTATCCATTTTGAACTATCCTAAGGGTTGATAATGTCTTTGAAAACTTGTTTCAAATCTTTTACTTCTTTGATCACGACAGATCTTTTTGTTTCGCCGCTTTGATCAATGTTTATAATACCTGAAACACCTTGAAAATTACTTGTGCTATGAATTTGCTTGTTAATACACTCACTTGTAAGATCATGTGTGCATTTATTCATAGCTTCAAACATAACAAAATACGCATCGGCTCCCATGGCACTAAAATTTGGAACTTCTTTTGTTTTGTTCTTTTTTTCAAACTCAGCGATAAATTCTTTGCTAAGCTTGGTTTGAGGGTTATTAAAATCAAAACTATCGCTAAAAATATAGCCATTTGCCGCCTCGCCTGCAAGCTCTATAAATTTTTGATCAGCTATACCCCAACCGCTGAGGGTTGGAATTTTAACATTCATCGCAAGGGCTTGTCTTGCAAAAAGTGCTGCTTCGTGATAAAAAATAGGGATAAAGATAAATTCAGGATTTATGGTTTTAATCTTAGAAATAATTGCCTTAAAGTCCTTATCTCCTGTGCTTATCCTTATCTTTTCTTTGATTTTTCCTCCATTTTTTACAAATTCTTTTTCAAAAACCTTGGCTAAATTTAAAGAAAAATCATTACTTTGATCAAGCACGATCACGGTTTCTTTGAAGCTCATTTTTGTTATAGCATATCGTGCAAGAACTTCTCCTTGTAAATTATCTGAAAAACTTACTCTAGCAGCATAGGGTTTATCTGTTATTTTTGCAGATGAAGCTGCTGGAGAAATCACTGGGATCTTATCTTTTTGGGCTATACGCACGACTTGTAAAAAATGTGCTGTTGTCATTTCCCCTATCAGTGCTAAAACTTCATCTGTAGCTATAAGTCTTGTGGCTGAATTTGCTGCTTCTATCTTCTCGCCCTTATCATCAGTTATAACGAGCTCAACCTTATCTCCATTGTCTAAGGTATTTTGCATTAAATGAGCTATTTTAATCCCCTCTAAAGCACTTTGTCCATAAGCAGCAGTAGCTCCACTTAAGGGTAAAACAACACCTATTTTAACTTCTTTTGCATATACAAAACTTGTAAGTGCTAAAGCACATAAACTAAGATGAAATTTTTTCATATTTTTATTTCCTTCAAAAAATTTATGGATTAATTGTCGCCTTATATGTTTGTTTTTCGTTTTGAATTTCTTTCACAACGACTGAGCGACTAGCGTTACCGCTTTGATCAATGTTTATAATACCTGAAACACCTTGAAAATTACTTGTGCTATGAATTTGCTTGTTAATGCACTCACTTGTAAGATCATGTGTGCATTTATTCATAGCTTCAAACATAACAAAATACGCATCGGCTCCCATGGCACTAAAATTTGGAACTTCTTTTGTTTTGTTCTTTTTTTCAAACTCAGCGATAAATTCTTTGCTAAGCTTAGTGGTTGGATTAGTATAATCAAAGCTATCTGTGAAAATATAGCCATTGCTCGCATCTTTTGCTAGCTTGATAAAGGTCTCATCAGCTACCCCATCAGCTGATCCCATAGCTATGTTTAAATTTACATTTTTAGCCTGACGCACAAAAAGAGCTGCTTCGTTATAATAAATTGGCAAATAAATAAAATCAGGCTTTAAATTTGCAATTTGAGCAATCACAGCCTTATAGTCTTTATCTCCAGAGCTTACTCTTAATTTTGCTAAAATCTCTCCGCCATTTTGCTTAAATTCTTTTTCAAAAGCCTTAGCCAAACCTAAAGAATAATCAGTACTTTGATCCATAACAATCACAGCCTTTTTATAAGAAAGGTCTTTAAAAGCATATTTTGCTAAAGATGAGCCTTGAAAGCTATCCATAAAACAAACCCTGCTTGAGTATTTTTTGCCATTTAAAAGCTTATCACTCGTTGCAGCAGGAGCAATGAGAGGAATTTTTTTATCTTCTGCTACACGCATGATCTGCAAGGTATTTGCAGTTACCATTTCTCCTATAAATCCAAGCACCTTATCTTGTGCGATAAGCCTTGTAGCAGCTGTGGCACTTTCTACCTTATCTCCTCTTGAATCAAGAGTAACAAGCTCAACCTTATCTCCATTTTTTAAGGTATTTTGCATTAAATGAGCTATTTTAATCCCCTCTAAAGCACTTTGTCCATAAGCAGCAGTAGCTCCACTTAAGGGTAAAACAACACCTATTTTAACTTCTTTTGCATATACAAAACTTGTAAGTGCTAAAGCACATAAACTAAGATGAAATTTTTTCATATTTTTATTTCCTTCAAAAAATTTATGGATTAATTGTCGCCTTATATGTTTGTTTTTCGTTTTGAATTTCTTTCACAACGACTGAGCGACTAGCGTTACCGCTTTTGTTGATATTGATTGTTCCACCTACGCTTTGAAAATTTGTGATAGAGTGGATTTCATTGTTAATACACTCACTTGTTAAATTTGTCTCACATTTGTTCATCGCTTCAAGCACAACCAAATACGCATCTGCCCCCATGGCTGAAAAAGCTGGAAGCTCTCTTGTGCCTTTTTCTTTAGCATAAAGATCAAGAAAACTTTTGCTGATTTGATTTGGCGGGTTATTATAATCAAAACTATCCGTAAAAACCACGCCATTTACAGCACTACCTCCAAGCTCGATAAAGGTCTTGTTATTTACCCCATCTCCTGCTGCTAAAAGCCCTTTAAAGCCTGCTGCTCTTGCTTGCTTAGCAATAAGTGCAGCTTCTGGGTGATAAATTGGCATATATACAAAGTCTGCATTTATACCTTGAAGCTGCGAAACGATAGCCTTAAAGTCCTTGTCATTTGACGAGATATTAAATTTCTTAAGAATTTTTCCACCTTTTTGTGTAAAGCTTTGCTCAAAAACCTTGGATAAACCCAAAGAATACACATTGCTTTGATCAGTAATCAAAACAGCTGTTTTTAAATTTAAGGTATTAAAGGCATAATCAGCAAATTTTTGACCCTGAAAACTATCCATAAAACAAACCCTGCTTGAGTATTTTTTACCATTTAAAAGTTTATCGCCTGAGGCAACAGGAGCTATCATAGGAATTTTTTTACTTTCTGCTACGCTAATAACTTGCATGGTATTTGGAGTAACAGCTTCTCCTATAAGGGCTAAAACCTTATCTGCTGAAACAAGCCTTGTAGCAGCTGTGGCACTTTCTACCTTATCTCCCTTGCTATCAAGAACAACAAGCTTTACATCATCGCCGTTTTTAAGCTTAGCTTGAAATTTATTAGCAAGTTCTATGCCCATGAGAACATCTTGCCCATAAGCAGCAACGCTTCCCGTCAGGGGCAAAACAACACCTATTTTAACTTCTTTTGCACAAGCAAAACCTGCAAGTGCCAAAGCACATAAACCAAGATGAAATTTTTTCATCTTATCCTCCTTTTTAAGATAAAAATTTATAACATATTTAAAGTAAAGTTATGAAAATCATAACAACCAAAAAACTGAACAATAATAAAAATAATGTGAAGAAAAAATTATTTGACGATAGTCAGGACGACAGAAGAAATGAGAGAAATAAGAGCTTTATTTCTTAAATTTGTTTTCTTATGATCTGTAAAACAAGGGTATTTAAACGCTTGCATGATATATCCTTTCATTTAAAATTAACATGAGTTTGATTATACATAAAAAATTATAAATTTATTCTGAAATCATTATTTTTTAAAATCAAAAATAAAAAATTACACAAAAACTAATACACCCTAAGTTCATTATACAAGCTATCTCTTTCGATGGGGATTAAATTTGAAGTTTTTATCATATCGATGAAAGTTTTTAGGCTTTGACCCTTGGCTGATTTTGCCCCGCCAGCACTTTGTATGCTTTCTTTTTCTATAGTGCCATCAAGATCATTTGCACCAAATTCTTGTGCCACCATAGCTAAATTTATGCCCATGGTTGCCCAATATGCCTTGATATTTTTGATATTATCAAGCACAAGTCTTGAAATAGCTATGGTTTTTAAGATCTCCTCGCTATCCATGATCTTTTTAGCTTCTAAAAAGCTATTATCCACCTGCCAAACAAGTGGTATAAAGGCGTTAAAACCTCCTGTTTCATCTTGAAGCTTACGAAGTCTTAACATATGATCGATTCTATGTTCCTTTTCTTCTATATGACCAAAAAGCATGGTAGCGTTACTTTGCCTACCTTTTTTATGCCATAAAGCATGAATTTTAAGCCAATTTTCGCTACTCACCTTGCCATTGCAAATTTTTTTACGCACCTGCTCATCAAAAATTTCAGCTCCACCTCCGGGCATCGAATCCACGCCATATTCAAGCATTTTATCGATTACTTCTTCGTAGCTCATCTTAAAACGGCGGTGTAAAAAGTCGATTTCCGCTGCCGTCATCGCTTTGATATGAATTTGTGGATATTTTTCTTTAATCATCTTAAAAATACCCAAATACCATTGCCAGCTTGTGTCTTTATTATGTGCTGATACGATATGCACTTCTTTTGTATCATTTTTTACCGTATCATCAACAATCTTCATAATCTCTTCATGACTCATCAAATAAGGATTTGGATTTTTGCGGTGTGCTGAAAAGGCACAGAATTTACAAGTATCTGCACAAATATTTGTAGGATTTATATGGCGATTTATGTTAAAATACACCTTTTTTCCATGAAGCTTACTACGTTTTTCATGAGCATATTTTGCCAAGGTAAAAAGATCAAGATCATAGAGCTTAAAAGCTTGTTCTTCACTCAATCGTTCGCCATTTTCTAGGGTTTTAATAAGTTTTTCCATCATCTTACTCTAAAGGTTAAAATAAAGCTTGATTATAATGAAAAATCGTTAAATTTTCCTTTAGTTTTTGAATATTTTTAAAATCTTACACCCAAATTGGCTAAGATATCAAAATTGTATTGATTTTTAGCAAATTCATTGATAAAATGAAGACGGATAAATTTATCAAAATATCCAAATTCATAGCCCAAACCCCAAGTTACTAAATCCTTACTCAAACTATATCTTTGCGTGAATTGATCATTAGGAAAATCATTAAAATGAACCTTATTTTTGATCACACTCCCACTTAAAATCCTCTCATAAGTTAAAAAACTTGAAAAGGAGGTTTTTAAAGGAGCATTTTCAAGATCATAAGATAGATCAAGTCCCCATGCCATAGATATTGAATGATGATTGACAGCCTTATATTTTTTACTAAATAAGCCATCATTTTCTTTAAAACTTTCTTGTTGCAAGAAATTATAATTAAAATACGCCAAAGGGGTTATCGTTAAAAAATTAATTCCAAAATCCTTGGCAAGCCCTATTTGCCCAGAAGCTAATAGGTTATTATAATCAGCTTTTATGAGATTATTGCTCGCATATAGCTGCCTTTTCATATTATTAGTAGCTAAGCCTAAGCTTGCAGAGTTTAAAACCTTAAAATAATCCAAATTTAAAACATGATTAAAAGAAGCATTGTAAAAATTGTTTTTGAAATCAGCATAATCAAAATCAAGCTTTGAGCGAAGATAATTAAAATTAAAAGTAAGCTGTGAAATCTCATTTGCCCCACCAAAACTCAAATCAAAGCCAAAACTATCACCCTTATAATCATCGCCATTTAAATACTTATATCTTGGACTAAGATAAAAGATATATCTTTGTTCAGGAGCTGGAGTAAAAAGACCTAGATTAATGTATGAATCGCTTCTATATTGTTGTAACTGCGGTGCATAGGCAAGTAAAATAGGCTTTTGAGCATATAAGTTACTTGAGATGAAAACCGGATTAAGAGCTGTGAAGAGATTATTTTGAGTAATTTTATATTGGTGTGAAAGAAGCTGAATACCGGTATTAAGATAATCAATGCTCTCGATACTTTCTAAACTCTCATGAAATGCTGATGAAGAGAGATTAGGATCATCAAGATAGGCAAAATAATCCTGATATGCCTGAGAAAGATCTGTTCTTGCACGAATAGATCTTAAAGCTCTTCCCATATTTGAATTACTCACTTCATAAGCGTTTATTTTCATACTTGGTATGATCACAGGAGGATTTGTGTTACCTCCTGAACCTGGTTTATTAATACTTACCCAATCAGCATCAAGAGTAAAGGTCATAGAATTGCTACTTTGCACGCTCACATCTTGAAAATCAAAAAGATGGGGCTGTAACTGACCTAGATCTATGACAACAGCTGTGCCGTTTGTATAAAATTGAGCAAGGGGTATGTATTCAAGAAAGCCCTTGATATTATAGCTTGTGGCTATGAGTTTTGAATTTCCAGTATTTCCAAACTCAAGTTGCAGTTTCGCATTAGCACCTTGAGTATAAGCTCCTTGTATCGTTAAATCCTTTAAATCTTCATTTCCAGCCCTAACAATGCCTTCATTATTAACATTTTGTTCAACGATACCATTTCCGCTGAAAATACCTCCATTTAAAACCTGAACACTTCCTTTAAGCCTGCCACCATTTGCATTTCTTTGAATCAAACTCAATTCGCCTTGTTTTACAACACTCATGCCCTCGTAAGTGTTATTTCCACTTAAGCTTAATTTTCCATTTCCCTCTTTTATAAGTCCTACATTCAAATTTTGCATGGCGGGTAAATTTAAGGCATTTTGCTGGTGTAAAGAAGCTTCCCACTTTTTTTGAGTTATATCATTGCTAAACTCAGCATCAATTCCGGCAGT is a window of Campylobacter sp. MIT 99-7217 DNA encoding:
- a CDS encoding ABC transporter substrate-binding protein; its protein translation is MKKFHLSLCALALTSFVYAKEVKIGVVLPLSGATAAYGQSALEGIKIAHLMQNTLDNGDKVELVITDDKGEKIEAANSATRLIATDEVLALIGEMTTAHFLQVVRIAQKDKIPVISPAASSAKITDKPYAARVSFSDNLQGEVLARYAITKMSFKETVIVLDQSNDFSLNLAKVFEKEFVKNGGKIKEKIRISTGDKDFKAIISKIKTINPEFIFIPIFYHEAALFARQALAMNVKIPTLSGWGIADQKFIELAGEAANGYIFSDSFDFNNPQTKLSKEFIAEFEKKNKTKEVPNFSAMGADAYFVMFEAMNKCTHDLTSECINKQIHSTSNFQGVSGIINIDQSGETKRSVVIKEVKDLKQVFKDIINP
- a CDS encoding ABC transporter substrate-binding protein, yielding MKKFHLGLCALALAGFACAKEVKIGVVLPLTGSVAAYGQDVLMGIELANKFQAKLKNGDDVKLVVLDSKGDKVESATAATRLVSADKVLALIGEAVTPNTMQVISVAESKKIPMIAPVASGDKLLNGKKYSSRVCFMDSFQGQKFADYAFNTLNLKTAVLITDQSNVYSLGLSKVFEQSFTQKGGKILKKFNISSNDKDFKAIVSQLQGINADFVYMPIYHPEAALIAKQARAAGFKGLLAAGDGVNNKTFIELGGSAVNGVVFTDSFDYNNPPNQISKSFLDLYAKEKGTRELPAFSAMGADAYLVVLEAMNKCETNLTSECINNEIHSITNFQSVGGTININKSGNASRSVVVKEIQNEKQTYKATINP
- a CDS encoding ABC transporter substrate-binding protein → MKKFHLSLCALALTSFVYAKEVKIGVVLPLSGATAAYGQSALEGIKIAHLMQNTLKNGDKVELVTLDSRGDKVESATAATRLIAQDKVLGFIGEMVTANTLQIMRVAEDKKIPLIAPAATSDKLLNGKKYSSRVCFMDSFQGSSLAKYAFKDLSYKKAVIVMDQSTDYSLGLAKAFEKEFKQNGGEILAKLRVSSGDKDYKAVIAQIANLKPDFIYLPIYYNEAALFVRQAKNVNLNIAMGSADGVADETFIKLAKDASNGYIFTDSFDYTNPTTKLSKEFIAEFEKKNKTKEVPNFSAMGADAYFVMFEAMNKCTHDLTSECINKQIHSTSNFQGVSGIINIDQSGNASRSVVVKEIQNEKQTYKATINP
- the mqnE gene encoding aminofutalosine synthase MqnE, whose translation is MEKLIKTLENGERLSEEQAFKLYDLDLFTLAKYAHEKRSKLHGKKVYFNINRHINPTNICADTCKFCAFSAHRKNPNPYLMSHEEIMKIVDDTVKNDTKEVHIVSAHNKDTSWQWYLGIFKMIKEKYPQIHIKAMTAAEIDFLHRRFKMSYEEVIDKMLEYGVDSMPGGGAEIFDEQVRKKICNGKVSSENWLKIHALWHKKGRQSNATMLFGHIEEKEHRIDHMLRLRKLQDETGGFNAFIPLVWQVDNSFLEAKKIMDSEEILKTIAISRLVLDNIKNIKAYWATMGINLAMVAQEFGANDLDGTIEKESIQSAGGAKSAKGQSLKTFIDMIKTSNLIPIERDSLYNELRVY
- a CDS encoding branched-chain amino acid ABC transporter permease → MDTTLFFQQLINALSLGSMYALIAIGYTMVYGVLRLINFAHGEIMMVGAYAALFCITILNVPFLGALSLAMIFAALVGISIDKIAYKPLRNAPKISLLITAIGMSYLIQNLFNVIFGSAALSFPVPSYLEKVIEFKGLSISVISIFVPVLTFVILLFVLFVLYKSKYGVAIRALAFDIQTVSLMGIDANKIIALVFALGSALAAVGGVFWAINYPSIDPHMGVLIGLKAFAAAVLGGIGSVVGAVLGGLIIGFSEVIVVAFFPELSGFKDAFAFIFLVFILLFKPTGILGINYERSRF